From a region of the Brachionichthys hirsutus isolate HB-005 chromosome 9, CSIRO-AGI_Bhir_v1, whole genome shotgun sequence genome:
- the uts2d gene encoding urotensin 2 domain containing produces MDKATVVNYCLGLLGLFLLQGVLNVEGRNIFNHGNNGFIPKDETDPQGKILALLLHKSLVPVEKDDPLGLELPNKLTKLEELLKLREDLQLERDVTASLAEGKSISRKRAEPCFWKYCV; encoded by the exons ATGGATAAGGCTACAGTTGTGAACTACTGCTTGGGACTACTGGGGCTGTTTCTACTGCAGGGAGTGCTGAATGTAGAGGGGAGAAACATATTTAATCATG GGAACAATGGCTTCATTCCAAAAGATGAGACAGATCCCCAGGGCAAGATTCTTGCGCTGTTGCTACATAAGAGCTTAGTTCCTGTTGAAAAGGATGATCCTCTAG GTCTTGAGCTGCCCAATAAATTAACCAAATTAGAGGAG CTGCTGAAGCTCAGGGAGGACCTGCAGCTGGAGAGGGACGTCACTGCCAGTTTGGCAGAAGGCAAATCCATAAGTAGGAAGCGGGCTGAAC CTTGCTTCTGGAAGTACTGTGTCTGA